A stretch of the Cellulomonas sp. WB94 genome encodes the following:
- the dprA gene encoding DNA-processing protein DprA, with protein MNAPQTDVDDELSARVAWSRVIEPGDGVAGELVRTLGAGRALAWARSAATSRDVPMLVKELVDNEPALDDVRRRLGTAVGRWAGRLADLDPARDLERMQRLGGGVLHPGSVGWPVGLDDLGPTAPMCLWVRGRLEVSTVLDRSIALVGARASTSYGERVAVELAAGLAAHSTCVVSGGAYGIDAAAHRGSLAAGGTTVALLAGGVDRAYPVGNAPLLERILEQGGSVLSEVPPGGVPSKGRFLMRNRLIAAVSRATVVVEAAWRSGALSTANHAVALLRPVGAVPGPVTSMASAGCHRLLRDGAAVCVTDAAEVLELAGRAGEDLAPERMAEAREGDDLDWVSRRLLDALPGRSAVGHEELARTAGLSVGEVRGALGVLELAGLTRRVGAGWARSVGRTTMGRS; from the coding sequence ATGAACGCGCCACAGACCGACGTCGACGACGAGCTCTCGGCGCGTGTCGCATGGAGCCGCGTGATCGAGCCCGGTGACGGCGTCGCGGGGGAGCTCGTCCGGACGCTCGGGGCCGGTCGTGCACTGGCCTGGGCTCGGTCTGCCGCGACCTCGCGAGACGTCCCCATGCTCGTCAAGGAGCTCGTCGACAACGAGCCCGCGCTCGACGACGTGCGGCGCCGCCTCGGCACTGCGGTCGGACGCTGGGCGGGGCGACTCGCCGACCTCGACCCGGCCCGCGACCTCGAGCGCATGCAGCGCCTCGGCGGCGGGGTGCTGCACCCCGGATCGGTCGGGTGGCCGGTCGGTCTCGACGACCTCGGTCCCACCGCTCCGATGTGCCTCTGGGTCCGCGGACGACTGGAGGTGTCGACCGTGCTGGACCGCTCGATCGCGCTGGTCGGTGCGCGCGCCTCGACGTCCTACGGTGAGCGCGTCGCGGTCGAGCTCGCGGCCGGGCTCGCCGCGCACTCCACGTGCGTGGTCTCCGGCGGCGCCTACGGGATCGACGCGGCCGCACACCGCGGCTCGTTGGCTGCCGGTGGAACGACCGTGGCGCTGCTGGCGGGTGGCGTGGACCGTGCGTACCCGGTGGGCAACGCTCCGCTCCTCGAGCGCATCCTGGAGCAGGGCGGCAGCGTGCTGAGCGAGGTCCCGCCGGGCGGCGTGCCGAGCAAGGGCAGGTTCCTCATGCGCAACCGGCTCATCGCGGCCGTGAGCCGGGCCACGGTGGTCGTCGAGGCAGCCTGGCGCTCGGGTGCGCTGAGCACGGCCAACCATGCGGTCGCGCTGCTGCGCCCCGTCGGTGCGGTGCCGGGGCCCGTGACGTCGATGGCCTCAGCGGGGTGCCATCGCCTGTTGCGGGACGGTGCCGCAGTCTGCGTGACCGACGCGGCCGAGGTCCTCGAGCTCGCGGGACGCGCAGGCGAGGACCTGGCGCCCGAGCGGATGGCCGAGGCCCGCGAGGGCGACGACCTCGACTGGGTGTCGCGCCGGCTTCTCGACGCCCTACCGGGTCGCTCGGCCGTGGGGCACGAGGAGCTCGCACGCACGGCGGGGCTGTCCGTCGGGGAGGTGCGAGGAGCGCTGGGCGTCCTGGAGCTCGCCGGCCTCACGCGTCGCGTCGGTGCGGGGTGGGCGCGGTCGGTCGGCCGAACCACGATGGGCCGCTCGTGA
- a CDS encoding YifB family Mg chelatase-like AAA ATPase: MALGRTLAVSLLGLAGHVVEVEAHLAASLPAFSLVGLPDASLAEARDRVRAAVTSSGLPWPNRRITVNLSPASLPKSGSGFDLAIAVATLAGAGLIDPAAARGVVHLGELGLDGRLRPVRGVLPAVAAAVAAGHRRVVVPAANAPEASLVPGAVVVGAHSLAQVAHAYGADIDVPDVVPVPSDHLEVARAAPDADLADVLGQDEARTALEVAAAGGHHLLMVGPPGSGKTMLAARLPGLLPDLTEAEAVEVTAVHSVAGTFDPGGGLLRRPPFEDPHHTATPASIVGGGSGVPRPGAASRAHRGVLFMDEAPEFSTAVLQTLRQPLEHGELVIHRASGVARFPARFELVLAANPCPCGRGVGKGLECTCRSEQRRRYFSKLSGPLLDRVDLQVDVLPVSRSALDPGSTTEASGTVAARVAAARAVQAERLARTPWRTNAEVPGAWMRERLGPDRRLVSDLDRALDRGLLSLRGVDRVLRVAWTLADLAGRQGPQRDDIGQALLLRTRGQGLA, encoded by the coding sequence GTGGCGCTCGGTCGCACGCTCGCTGTCTCGCTGCTCGGTCTCGCCGGGCACGTCGTCGAGGTCGAGGCGCACCTCGCGGCATCGTTGCCGGCGTTCTCGCTGGTGGGCCTGCCCGACGCCTCGCTCGCTGAGGCGCGCGACCGCGTCCGGGCGGCCGTGACCTCGAGCGGGCTCCCGTGGCCCAACCGTCGGATCACCGTGAACCTCTCGCCGGCGAGCCTTCCGAAGTCGGGCTCAGGGTTCGACCTGGCGATCGCCGTCGCGACCCTGGCCGGCGCCGGACTCATCGACCCGGCGGCAGCGCGCGGCGTGGTCCATCTCGGTGAGCTCGGGCTCGACGGGCGGCTGCGACCCGTCCGTGGCGTGCTCCCCGCCGTGGCGGCGGCTGTCGCCGCGGGTCATCGCAGGGTTGTCGTCCCCGCCGCCAATGCCCCCGAGGCGAGCCTCGTCCCGGGTGCCGTGGTGGTCGGAGCGCACAGCCTGGCCCAGGTCGCGCACGCCTACGGGGCCGACATCGACGTCCCCGACGTCGTTCCGGTCCCGTCCGACCACCTCGAGGTCGCCCGAGCGGCGCCTGATGCCGACCTCGCCGACGTCCTCGGGCAGGACGAGGCGCGCACGGCGCTCGAGGTGGCGGCAGCGGGGGGACACCACCTGCTGATGGTCGGCCCGCCGGGCTCCGGCAAGACGATGCTCGCCGCGCGGCTGCCGGGGCTCTTGCCCGATCTCACCGAGGCCGAGGCGGTCGAGGTCACCGCCGTCCACTCGGTCGCGGGGACGTTCGACCCGGGCGGCGGGCTCCTGCGTCGACCGCCGTTCGAGGACCCTCATCACACCGCGACGCCCGCCAGCATCGTCGGCGGGGGCTCGGGCGTCCCGCGGCCCGGCGCGGCGTCCCGGGCCCACCGCGGCGTGCTGTTCATGGACGAGGCTCCTGAGTTCTCCACCGCAGTCCTGCAGACGCTTCGCCAGCCGCTCGAGCACGGCGAGCTGGTCATCCACCGGGCGTCGGGCGTGGCGCGCTTTCCCGCCCGGTTCGAGCTGGTGCTCGCGGCGAACCCCTGCCCGTGCGGTCGCGGCGTCGGCAAGGGTCTCGAGTGCACGTGCCGGTCCGAGCAGCGTCGCAGGTACTTCAGCAAGCTGTCCGGACCGCTGCTGGACCGGGTCGACCTCCAGGTCGACGTGCTCCCGGTGTCCCGGTCAGCGCTCGACCCTGGCAGCACCACGGAGGCGAGCGGCACCGTCGCCGCACGCGTCGCAGCGGCCCGCGCCGTGCAGGCGGAGCGACTCGCCCGAACGCCCTGGCGGACCAACGCCGAGGTTCCGGGTGCGTGGATGCGTGAGCGTCTCGGACCGGATCGCCGGCTCGTGAGCGACCTCGACCGTGCGCTCGACCGCGGTCTCCTCAGCCTGCGTGGCGTCGACCGGGTGCTCCGGGTCGCCTGGACGCTCGCGGACCTCGCCGGACGGCAGGGGCCACAGCGTGACGACATCGGACAGGCGCTGCTGCTGCGCACGCGTGGTCAGGGGCTCGCATGA
- a CDS encoding YraN family protein, translated as MRAKDAVGRYGEDVAAAYVRDAGWVVLDRNWRGERGELDLVALDGTELVAVEVKTRRTATFGSPAEAVTPRKLARVRRLTAQWLAAHEVHPASVRIDVVAVLVTGRGAAQVDHLVGVV; from the coding sequence ATGCGGGCGAAGGACGCGGTCGGCAGGTACGGGGAAGACGTGGCGGCGGCCTACGTGCGCGACGCCGGGTGGGTCGTGCTCGACCGGAACTGGCGCGGTGAGCGTGGCGAGCTCGACCTGGTCGCCCTCGACGGCACCGAGCTGGTGGCGGTCGAGGTCAAGACGCGCCGGACCGCGACGTTCGGCAGCCCGGCGGAGGCGGTGACGCCCCGCAAGCTCGCGCGGGTACGCCGGCTGACCGCCCAGTGGCTCGCCGCCCACGAGGTGCACCCCGCCTCGGTGCGCATCGACGTGGTGGCGGTGCTCGTCACCGGTCGCGGCGCCGCACAGGTCGATCACCTCGTGGGGGTGGTGTGA
- a CDS encoding DUF2469 domain-containing protein, translating into MSAEDLENYETDMELALYREYRDAVGLFSYVVETERRFYLANHVDLQVRSAAGEVYFEVTLADAWVWDVYRSARFVKSVRVVTFKDVNVEELAKAELDLGAGGGFVR; encoded by the coding sequence GTGAGCGCGGAGGACCTGGAAAACTACGAGACCGACATGGAGCTCGCGCTGTATCGCGAGTACCGCGATGCCGTGGGGCTCTTCTCGTACGTCGTCGAGACCGAACGCCGCTTCTACCTCGCGAACCACGTCGACCTGCAGGTGCGGTCGGCGGCGGGCGAGGTCTACTTCGAGGTGACCCTCGCCGACGCGTGGGTCTGGGACGTGTACCGCTCGGCGCGGTTCGTGAAGTCGGTGCGTGTCGTGACGTTCAAGGACGTCAACGTCGAAGAGCTCGCCAAGGCGGAGCTGGACCTCGGAGCCGGCGGCGGCTTCGTCCGCTGA
- a CDS encoding ribonuclease HII translates to MTARGLLSPTPGQTAAPLSARRGVVPSSASSRRAPHLRHERALLRDGALLVAGMDEVGRGSLAGPVSVGVVVVDARTRACPVGVMDSKLLTPVARTALLPALGRWGLARAVGHASAAEIDAVGIIGALRLAGNRALDAVALAVGPVDTVLLDGSHDWLTRPAQGALFDDVGPGGELDPPLDLAGPGTDVRRVRMLVKADLTCASVAAASVLAKCERDALMERLAADFPVYAWDANKGYGSPDHIAALRAHGPSPLHRCSWNLPVDE, encoded by the coding sequence ATGACCGCTCGCGGCCTCCTGTCGCCGACGCCGGGGCAGACCGCGGCGCCGCTGTCGGCGCGCCGCGGCGTGGTTCCGTCGTCCGCCTCGTCGCGCCGCGCGCCGCACCTGCGCCACGAGCGGGCCCTGCTGCGCGACGGCGCGCTCCTGGTGGCGGGCATGGACGAGGTCGGGCGAGGGTCGCTCGCCGGTCCGGTCAGCGTGGGCGTCGTGGTGGTCGACGCGCGGACCCGGGCGTGTCCCGTCGGCGTGATGGACTCCAAGCTGCTGACCCCCGTCGCTCGGACGGCGCTGCTGCCGGCGCTCGGCCGGTGGGGGCTGGCACGTGCCGTCGGCCATGCCAGTGCCGCGGAGATCGACGCGGTCGGGATCATCGGGGCCCTGCGGCTCGCGGGGAACCGCGCGCTGGACGCCGTCGCGCTCGCCGTCGGACCGGTCGACACGGTGCTGCTCGACGGGTCGCACGACTGGCTCACTCGGCCCGCGCAGGGTGCGCTCTTCGACGACGTCGGACCCGGCGGGGAGCTCGATCCCCCTCTCGACCTGGCCGGCCCGGGCACGGACGTCCGTCGGGTCCGCATGCTCGTCAAGGCCGACCTGACCTGCGCGTCGGTCGCAGCCGCGAGCGTGCTGGCGAAGTGCGAGCGTGACGCGCTCATGGAACGACTGGCAGCGGACTTCCCGGTCTACGCCTGGGACGCCAACAAGGGGTACGGGTCGCCCGACCACATCGCGGCGCTGCGTGCCCACGGACCCAGCCCGCTGCACCGGTGCAGCTGGAACCTCCCGGTCGACGAGTAG
- the lepB gene encoding signal peptidase I, whose translation MTDQNAPERDDVELETPRAQRRRAGRSVGVAWLRESAIIVVSALVLSLLVKTFLVQAFFIPSPSMHDTLIEGDRVLVSKLTPGPFDVHRGDIVVFKDPGGWLTDVTKPQESPLQAAVGDALTFVGLLPQDAGEHLIKRVIGLAGDHVASTGAGAPVTVNGVALDEPYLAPGAIPSEIPFDVTVPAGELWVMGDNRQHSADSRWNMGKPGGPFVPMGNVVGVAFVTVWPFDRLGALTNPSNTFAAVPDPS comes from the coding sequence GTGACAGACCAGAACGCGCCCGAGCGCGACGACGTCGAGCTCGAGACGCCGAGGGCGCAGCGCCGGCGGGCCGGACGCAGCGTGGGCGTGGCCTGGTTGCGCGAGTCGGCGATCATCGTGGTGAGCGCCCTCGTCCTGTCGTTGCTGGTCAAGACCTTCCTCGTGCAGGCCTTCTTCATCCCGAGCCCGTCGATGCACGACACGCTGATCGAGGGCGACCGCGTCCTGGTCAGCAAGCTGACACCGGGACCGTTCGACGTGCACCGCGGTGACATCGTCGTGTTCAAGGACCCGGGCGGCTGGCTGACCGATGTCACGAAGCCGCAGGAGAGCCCGCTGCAGGCCGCAGTGGGCGATGCCCTCACGTTCGTGGGGCTGCTGCCGCAGGACGCCGGGGAGCACCTCATCAAGCGGGTCATCGGGCTTGCGGGCGACCATGTGGCGTCGACGGGTGCGGGTGCGCCCGTCACCGTCAACGGCGTCGCCCTCGACGAGCCGTACCTGGCGCCCGGAGCCATCCCGAGCGAGATCCCGTTCGACGTGACGGTTCCCGCCGGCGAGCTGTGGGTGATGGGGGACAACCGCCAGCACTCGGCGGACTCCCGCTGGAACATGGGCAAGCCGGGCGGCCCGTTCGTCCCGATGGGCAACGTCGTCGGCGTCGCGTTCGTGACGGTCTGGCCTTTCGACCGGCTCGGTGCGCTGACGAACCCGTCGAACACGTTCGCGGCGGTCCCGGACCCGTCATGA
- the rplS gene encoding 50S ribosomal protein L19 has product MHTLDQVDAASLRTDIPPFRPGDTLKVNVKVVEGTRARIQVFQGVVISRRGGGIGETFTVRKVSFGVGVERTFPVHSPSLESIEVVTRGDVRRAKLYYLRALRGKKAKIKEKRDAVPAK; this is encoded by the coding sequence ATGCATACCCTCGACCAGGTCGATGCCGCATCGCTGCGAACCGACATCCCGCCCTTCCGTCCCGGCGACACCCTCAAGGTGAACGTCAAGGTCGTCGAAGGCACCCGCGCACGGATCCAGGTGTTCCAGGGCGTCGTCATCTCGCGCCGCGGCGGCGGGATCGGCGAGACCTTCACGGTCCGCAAGGTCAGCTTCGGCGTCGGTGTCGAGCGCACGTTCCCGGTGCACTCCCCGAGCCTCGAGTCGATCGAGGTCGTGACGCGCGGTGACGTGCGCCGCGCGAAGCTGTACTACCTGCGCGCCCTGCGCGGCAAGAAGGCCAAGATCAAGGAGAAGCGGGACGCCGTCCCGGCCAAGTAA
- the trmD gene encoding tRNA (guanosine(37)-N1)-methyltransferase TrmD, translating into MRIDVVSIFPDYLSPLELSLVGKARTSGLVDVRVHDLRDWATDRHRTVDDTPFGGGAGMVMRPDVWGTALDDVLADGGHLLVPTPSGTPLTQRTAEALAHEPHLVIACGRYEGIDARVAAHYATRPDVTVTEYSIGDYVLNGGEVAALVLVEAVVRLLPGFVGNPESLVEESHGAAGLLEYPVYTKPPVWADLEVPEVLLSGHHGRIARWRRDEALARTASLRSDLVAALDVADLDARDLEVLAEHGWTVLDGELSLRGT; encoded by the coding sequence GTGCGCATCGACGTCGTCTCGATCTTCCCGGACTACCTGTCGCCCCTCGAGCTGTCGCTCGTCGGCAAGGCGAGGACCTCCGGCCTGGTCGACGTGCGCGTCCATGACCTGCGGGACTGGGCGACCGATCGCCACCGCACGGTCGACGACACACCGTTCGGCGGTGGCGCCGGCATGGTGATGCGGCCGGACGTGTGGGGGACCGCCCTCGACGACGTGCTCGCCGACGGGGGTCACCTGCTCGTGCCGACGCCGTCCGGCACCCCGCTCACCCAGCGCACGGCCGAGGCTCTCGCGCACGAGCCGCACCTCGTGATCGCGTGCGGGCGGTACGAGGGCATCGACGCGCGCGTCGCGGCCCACTACGCGACGCGTCCCGACGTCACGGTCACCGAGTACTCGATCGGCGACTACGTGCTGAACGGCGGCGAGGTCGCGGCGCTCGTGCTCGTCGAGGCCGTCGTCCGGCTTCTGCCGGGGTTCGTCGGGAACCCCGAGTCGCTCGTGGAGGAGTCGCACGGCGCGGCCGGGCTGCTCGAGTACCCCGTCTACACCAAACCTCCCGTGTGGGCCGATCTCGAGGTCCCCGAGGTGCTGCTCTCCGGCCACCACGGTCGGATCGCCCGGTGGCGGCGCGACGAGGCGCTCGCACGGACCGCGAGCCTTCGGTCCGACCTCGTCGCAGCCCTCGACGTCGCCGACCTCGACGCGCGCGACCTCGAGGTCCTCGCCGAGCACGGCTGGACGGTGCTGGACGGCGAGCTCTCGCTCCGGGGGACCTGA
- the rimM gene encoding ribosome maturation factor RimM (Essential for efficient processing of 16S rRNA), protein MQMTVARIGRAHGLRGEVALDLRTDSPADRFAVGAVLTTVPATAGPLTVAATREQHGRWFVTFEQAADRSAAEALRGVEIVAEQDETDEDDAWYPHELAGLRAEHVDGTILGEIIGLEHLPAHDSLVLREPSGARTLVPFVRAIVPVVDVPGGRVVIDPPGGLLASDAANLVVSDETRGEPADED, encoded by the coding sequence ATGCAGATGACCGTCGCACGCATCGGACGCGCGCACGGCCTGCGCGGCGAGGTCGCGCTCGACCTTCGCACCGACTCCCCGGCTGACCGGTTCGCCGTCGGCGCTGTCCTCACGACGGTCCCCGCGACAGCCGGCCCGCTGACCGTCGCCGCAACACGAGAGCAGCACGGGCGCTGGTTCGTCACCTTCGAGCAGGCAGCCGACCGCTCGGCTGCCGAGGCGCTGCGCGGGGTCGAGATCGTCGCCGAGCAGGACGAGACCGACGAGGACGACGCGTGGTACCCCCATGAGCTCGCCGGCCTGCGGGCCGAGCACGTGGACGGCACGATCCTCGGGGAGATCATCGGCCTGGAGCACCTGCCGGCGCACGACTCCCTGGTGCTGCGCGAGCCGTCCGGGGCGCGCACGCTCGTGCCGTTCGTCCGTGCGATCGTGCCCGTCGTCGACGTCCCGGGCGGACGCGTCGTGATCGACCCCCCGGGCGGCCTGCTCGCGTCCGACGCCGCGAACCTCGTCGTGAGCGACGAGACCCGCGGCGAGCCCGCCGACGAGGACTGA
- a CDS encoding RNA-binding protein yields the protein MLDDALEHLVRGIVDHPDDVQVAAKTLRRGDLLEVRVHPEDLGRVIGRGGRTARALRTVVGALSTDGPVRIDVVDVDRR from the coding sequence ATGCTGGACGACGCGCTCGAGCACCTGGTGCGGGGCATCGTCGACCACCCGGACGACGTGCAGGTCGCTGCCAAGACTCTTCGTCGTGGCGACCTGCTCGAGGTCCGGGTTCATCCCGAGGACCTCGGGCGTGTCATTGGTCGCGGCGGCCGCACGGCGCGAGCGCTGCGGACCGTCGTCGGCGCGCTCTCGACGGACGGTCCGGTCCGGATCGACGTCGTGGACGTCGACCGGCGCTGA
- the rpsP gene encoding 30S ribosomal protein S16 codes for MATKIRLKRLGKIRAPYYRVVVADSRTKRDGRVIEEIGKYHPTEEPSFIEIASERAQYWLGVGAQPTPQVLVLLKITGDWQKFKNLPGQEGTLRTKVKIDATEVQAAVEAAATDAEKVKAKASEKKAAAAKEAPAASDAPAEAEQA; via the coding sequence GTGGCCACCAAGATTCGTCTGAAGCGTCTGGGCAAGATCCGGGCGCCGTACTACCGCGTCGTCGTCGCGGACTCACGCACCAAGCGTGATGGCCGCGTGATCGAGGAGATCGGCAAGTACCACCCCACCGAGGAGCCCTCGTTCATCGAGATCGCCTCCGAGCGGGCGCAGTACTGGCTGGGCGTCGGCGCACAGCCGACCCCGCAGGTGCTCGTGCTCCTCAAGATCACGGGGGACTGGCAGAAGTTCAAGAACCTTCCGGGCCAGGAAGGCACCCTGCGCACCAAGGTGAAGATCGACGCCACCGAGGTCCAGGCCGCCGTCGAGGCTGCCGCCACCGACGCCGAGAAGGTCAAGGCGAAGGCGTCGGAGAAGAAGGCCGCTGCCGCCAAGGAGGCGCCCGCCGCCTCTGACGCGCCGGCCGAGGCCGAGCAGGCCTGA